One Actinomadura viridis genomic region harbors:
- a CDS encoding NAD(P)/FAD-dependent oxidoreductase: MAPNAAGPSPRRVAVVGAGMVGLSTAWFLQERGVEVTVYDRRDVAAGASWGNAGWLTPGLATPLPEPAVLAYGLRAVLSPSSPVYVPPSASPRLLRFLAGFARNSTASRWRRAMESLVPINGRALPSFDALTSGGVRAETIEAGSFLAAYRTAEERRVLLEEIEHIRAAGQRLEFEALTGDRARELEPCLSGEVGAAILLRGQRYIDPGRFVHALADSVRDRGGKIRTGEAVEGLRDEAGGVAVRTSGAGSERYDAAVIASGVWLGELAGRFGVRALVQAGRGYSFSVPVDRVPGAPVYFPAQRVACTPMGDRLRVAGMMEFRRPEAPLDGRRIRAIVEAARPLLRGADLDERRDEWVGSRPCTRDGLPLIGATRSPRVFAAGGHGMWGITLGPATGRLLSEMIVTGRRPAELDPFDPLR; the protein is encoded by the coding sequence ATGGCTCCCAACGCCGCCGGCCCGAGTCCCCGCCGTGTCGCCGTCGTGGGCGCCGGCATGGTCGGCCTGTCCACCGCCTGGTTCCTGCAGGAACGCGGTGTCGAGGTCACCGTGTACGACCGGCGCGACGTCGCCGCCGGGGCGTCCTGGGGCAACGCCGGATGGCTGACCCCCGGCCTGGCCACGCCGCTTCCCGAGCCGGCCGTGCTCGCGTACGGCCTGCGCGCGGTGCTCAGCCCGTCGTCGCCGGTCTACGTCCCGCCGAGCGCCAGCCCGCGCCTGCTGAGGTTCCTGGCGGGGTTCGCCCGCAACAGCACGGCGTCCCGCTGGCGGCGCGCGATGGAGTCCCTGGTGCCCATCAACGGGCGGGCGCTGCCGAGCTTCGACGCCCTGACCTCGGGCGGAGTCCGGGCGGAGACCATCGAGGCCGGGTCCTTCCTCGCCGCGTACCGGACCGCCGAGGAACGCCGGGTGCTGCTGGAGGAGATCGAGCACATCCGCGCGGCGGGCCAGCGGCTGGAGTTCGAGGCCCTCACCGGCGACCGGGCGCGCGAGCTGGAGCCCTGCCTGTCCGGCGAGGTCGGGGCGGCGATCCTGCTGCGCGGCCAGCGCTACATCGACCCCGGACGGTTCGTGCACGCCCTGGCCGACTCGGTCCGCGACCGCGGCGGCAAGATCCGGACGGGCGAGGCCGTCGAGGGCCTCCGGGACGAGGCCGGGGGCGTCGCGGTCCGCACCTCCGGGGCCGGATCCGAGCGGTACGACGCGGCGGTGATCGCGAGCGGTGTCTGGCTGGGCGAGCTGGCCGGGAGATTCGGCGTCCGCGCCCTGGTGCAGGCCGGCCGCGGCTACAGCTTCAGCGTTCCGGTGGACCGCGTTCCCGGCGCCCCGGTGTACTTCCCCGCCCAGCGGGTGGCCTGCACGCCCATGGGGGACCGGCTGCGCGTGGCCGGGATGATGGAGTTCCGCAGGCCGGAGGCGCCGCTCGACGGCCGCCGGATCAGGGCGATCGTGGAGGCGGCGCGGCCGCTGCTGCGCGGCGCGGACCTGGACGAGCGCCGGGACGAGTGGGTCGGGTCGCGGCCGTGCACGCGCGACGGCCTGCCCCTGATCGGGGCGACCCGTTCACCGCGGGTCTTCGCCGCGGGCGGGCACGGCATGTGGGGGATCACCCTGGGGCCGGCCACCGGCCGGCTCCTCTCGGAGATGATCGTCACCGGCCGCCGCCCC
- a CDS encoding PucR family transcriptional regulator, producing MTDLVDSLGPGLLRVVAPGDGAQVNDVVLVEPGEAAGRPGELVLGVGVTGPASAVALLEEADAAGAGGVVLKAPAAEAPEVAAAAARLRPAVVELRPGTSWAHVVWLVRGAIDRASAPSPAPGVQGVHNDLFSLADAAAEIAAAPVTVEDAQSRVLAYAGPQDATDPARVSTIVGRRVPPQVIAHLRACGVFRRLARSSEPFLVPAGPDAMLPRLVVPVRAGGEWLGSIWVVARTPIPPDRVRRLADLASVVALHLLRLRAEAGVARRLSAGQLRAALRDGTPAAGSDAPVPVPPPWRVVALGTRDETGDVRRRLDLWDAINHRFGWHQPLVADLDGALFAVLTEPPPSPRHTAAEAGSLPWLRQVLAEVRSHDRGLYAAAGGPARSAAELPRSQAEAAELSTLIASGVLDPGPADGTVLIEDAWDAVVVERARKAARIGSGLLGGPLPRLREHDETHGTSFLPTLAAWLDHFGDPKGTAQALRVHPNTLRYRLRRMAEVVPVDLSSPQVRLALRIQLSALQARSGGTDLV from the coding sequence GTGACCGACCTCGTCGACTCCCTCGGCCCCGGGCTGCTGCGGGTGGTCGCGCCGGGCGACGGCGCGCAGGTGAACGACGTCGTCCTGGTGGAGCCGGGTGAGGCCGCCGGACGGCCGGGCGAGCTCGTCCTGGGTGTCGGGGTGACCGGCCCGGCGTCGGCCGTGGCGCTCCTGGAGGAGGCCGACGCGGCGGGAGCCGGCGGCGTCGTCCTGAAGGCCCCCGCCGCCGAGGCCCCGGAGGTCGCAGCCGCCGCGGCGCGGCTGCGGCCGGCGGTCGTCGAGCTGCGGCCGGGCACCTCCTGGGCCCACGTCGTCTGGCTGGTGCGCGGCGCCATCGACCGCGCCTCCGCGCCGAGTCCGGCGCCCGGCGTCCAGGGCGTGCACAACGACCTGTTCTCGCTGGCCGACGCCGCCGCCGAGATCGCCGCGGCCCCGGTGACGGTGGAGGACGCGCAGTCGCGGGTGCTCGCCTACGCCGGGCCCCAGGACGCCACCGACCCGGCCCGGGTCTCGACGATCGTGGGACGGCGCGTACCGCCCCAGGTCATCGCCCACCTCCGCGCCTGCGGCGTCTTCCGGAGGCTGGCGCGGTCCAGCGAGCCCTTCCTCGTTCCGGCGGGGCCGGACGCGATGCTGCCGCGCCTGGTCGTCCCCGTACGCGCGGGCGGCGAGTGGCTCGGGTCGATCTGGGTGGTGGCCAGGACGCCGATCCCGCCGGACCGCGTCCGGCGGCTCGCCGACCTGGCGTCCGTCGTCGCCCTGCACCTGCTGCGGCTGCGCGCGGAGGCCGGGGTCGCCCGGCGGCTGTCGGCCGGCCAGCTGCGCGCCGCGCTGCGGGACGGCACTCCCGCGGCGGGCTCCGACGCCCCGGTACCGGTACCGCCTCCGTGGCGGGTGGTGGCGCTCGGGACCCGCGACGAGACCGGGGACGTGCGCCGCAGGCTCGACCTGTGGGACGCGATCAACCACCGGTTCGGCTGGCACCAGCCGCTGGTCGCCGATCTCGACGGCGCGCTGTTCGCCGTGCTCACCGAGCCGCCTCCCTCGCCGCGCCACACCGCCGCCGAGGCCGGGTCGCTGCCCTGGCTGCGCCAGGTGCTGGCCGAGGTGCGCTCGCACGACCGCGGCCTGTACGCCGCGGCGGGCGGCCCCGCGCGCTCCGCCGCCGAGCTGCCCCGTTCCCAGGCCGAGGCCGCCGAGCTGAGCACGCTCATCGCGTCCGGCGTGCTCGACCCCGGCCCCGCGGACGGAACGGTCCTGATCGAGGACGCCTGGGACGCCGTCGTGGTGGAACGCGCCCGGAAGGCCGCCAGGATCGGCTCCGGCCTGCTCGGCGGCCCCCTCCCCCGGCTCCGGGAGCATGACGAGACGCACGGCACGTCGTTCCTGCCGACGCTCGCCGCCTGGCTGGATCACTTCGGGGACCCCAAGGGCACCGCGCAGGCGTTGCGGGTCCACCCCAACACGCTGCGCTACCGGCTGCGGAGGATGGCCGAGGTCGTGCCGGTGGACCTGTCGTCCCCGCAAGTACGCCTGGCCCTGCGCATCCAGCTCAGCGCGTTGCAGGCGCGCTCCGGCGGCACCGACCTCGTCTAG
- a CDS encoding glycoside hydrolase family 1 protein: MDPLPDGWLWGTATAAYQIEGAVTEDGRGPSIWDVFTAEPGRVKNGDTGDVACDHYHRWPEDVALLADLGVNAYRFSVAWPRVQPDGRGPANARGLDFYDRLVDALAERDITPVVTLYHWDLPQALQDAGGWMNRDTAHRLAEYAALVAARLGDRVGVWITLNEPFVHMTEGYGIGTHAPGEALLLDALPAAHHMLLGHGLTVPVLRERSSGLVAITNNHSPVWPASDTPADRAAASAFDVLQNRLFTDPILLGRLPDLSAYGISRDELPFVRDGDPGTIAAPIDRLGVNYYSPTRVRAPHGPAAPEPRPGGSVLSEVGDRIEDAGLPFEDVPIDGYPLTAFGWPVVPDGLHELLTGLRDTYRDALPPILVTENGCSAPDDDPGRRDQDRIDYLDGHLRAVRRAVDDGVDVRGYFVWSLLDNFEWAEGYAQRFGLVHVDFATQARTPKASYHWFRDHLARYR; encoded by the coding sequence ATGGACCCGCTTCCGGACGGCTGGCTCTGGGGAACGGCCACGGCGGCGTACCAGATCGAGGGCGCGGTCACCGAGGACGGCCGCGGGCCGAGCATCTGGGACGTGTTCACCGCCGAGCCCGGCCGCGTGAAGAACGGCGACACCGGCGACGTGGCCTGCGACCACTACCACCGCTGGCCGGAGGACGTGGCGCTGCTGGCGGACCTCGGCGTCAACGCCTACCGCTTCTCGGTGGCATGGCCCCGCGTCCAGCCGGACGGGCGCGGCCCCGCCAACGCGAGGGGGCTCGACTTCTACGACCGTCTCGTCGACGCCCTGGCCGAGCGTGACATCACCCCCGTCGTCACGCTCTACCACTGGGACCTGCCGCAGGCCCTCCAGGACGCCGGCGGCTGGATGAACCGCGACACCGCCCACCGCCTCGCCGAGTACGCGGCGCTCGTCGCCGCCCGGCTCGGCGACCGGGTCGGCGTCTGGATCACGCTCAACGAGCCGTTCGTCCACATGACCGAGGGATACGGCATCGGTACGCACGCGCCCGGCGAGGCGCTCCTCCTGGACGCGCTCCCGGCCGCCCACCACATGCTGCTCGGTCACGGGCTCACCGTTCCCGTCCTGCGGGAACGCTCCTCCGGGCTGGTCGCGATCACCAACAACCACAGCCCCGTATGGCCGGCGAGCGACACGCCCGCCGACCGTGCCGCCGCGTCCGCCTTCGACGTCCTGCAGAACCGCCTGTTCACGGACCCGATCCTGCTGGGACGCCTGCCCGACCTGAGCGCCTACGGGATCTCGCGGGACGAGCTGCCGTTCGTCCGTGACGGCGACCCCGGCACGATCGCCGCGCCCATCGACCGGCTCGGCGTGAACTACTACAGCCCGACCCGCGTCCGCGCCCCGCACGGCCCGGCCGCGCCCGAACCGCGGCCGGGCGGGTCGGTGCTCAGCGAGGTCGGCGACCGCATCGAGGACGCCGGACTGCCGTTCGAGGACGTCCCGATCGACGGGTACCCGCTCACCGCGTTCGGCTGGCCGGTCGTCCCGGACGGCCTGCACGAGCTGCTGACCGGCCTGCGCGACACCTACCGGGACGCGCTCCCGCCGATCCTCGTCACCGAGAACGGCTGCTCGGCGCCCGACGACGACCCCGGCCGCCGCGACCAGGACCGCATCGACTACCTGGACGGGCACCTGCGCGCGGTGCGGCGCGCGGTCGACGACGGCGTCGACGTCCGCGGCTACTTCGTCTGGTCGCTGCTCGACAACTTCGAGTGGGCCGAGGGTTACGCCCAGCGGTTCGGCCTCGTCCACGTCGACTTCGCCACGCAGGCCCGCACGCCCAAGGCGTCCTACCACTGGTTCCGGGACCACCTCGCCCGGTACCGGTGA
- a CDS encoding TetR/AcrR family transcriptional regulator: MFARTGKGAAMPPGVRRRPTQQRSVERFERLLDACAAQIAETGYEALSTRDVARRAGVPIGTLYQFFEGKQGLVHELAMRNLSILLTRLHERLTREPVGTWGDAAVVVYDESLELRRTMTGFFVTDFRDTGPVDPDLVGRIDAEMAARLHELGTREAGLPPLPDHERVLLVAINASDGLLRLAFRTTEDGDPAVIALGARMLRGYFSDITATGE; encoded by the coding sequence ATGTTCGCCAGGACGGGCAAGGGAGCCGCCATGCCGCCCGGGGTACGCCGCAGGCCGACCCAGCAGCGCAGCGTCGAACGCTTCGAGCGGCTGCTCGACGCCTGCGCCGCGCAGATCGCCGAGACCGGGTACGAGGCACTGTCCACCCGGGACGTCGCGCGCCGGGCGGGCGTGCCCATCGGCACGCTCTACCAGTTCTTCGAGGGCAAACAGGGCCTCGTGCACGAGCTCGCCATGCGCAACCTGTCGATCCTCCTCACCCGCCTCCACGAGCGGCTGACACGGGAACCCGTGGGGACATGGGGCGACGCGGCCGTCGTGGTCTACGACGAGAGCCTCGAACTGCGCCGTACCATGACCGGCTTCTTCGTCACCGACTTCCGCGACACCGGCCCCGTCGACCCCGACCTCGTCGGCCGGATCGACGCCGAGATGGCCGCGCGGCTGCACGAGCTGGGCACGCGGGAGGCCGGGCTGCCGCCGCTGCCCGACCACGAACGCGTCCTCCTCGTGGCCATCAACGCGTCCGACGGCCTGCTCCGGCTCGCCTTCCGGACCACCGAGGACGGCGATCCGGCGGTGATCGCCCTCGGCGCCCGCATGCTCCGCGGCTACTTCTCCGACATCACCGCAACGGGCGAATAA
- a CDS encoding serine hydrolase domain-containing protein: MQRINPLSFALALTTTLAVAGCGGNATGVPKAARSTADPVDRSIARYLDRTLPEGPGGTVVAARGTELAHCKGFGLADRAAGTPATCDTVYDVMSITKQFTAAAIMKLEMMGKLRTTDRISTILGPVPSDKRGITLHHLLTHMAGLAEGVGDDYEPVSRDEMLDRALRSKSLSRPGAKFHYSNTGFSVLAAIVEKVSGTSYERFLATHLFAPAGMTRTGYVLPKFSRTEVAVEYDENGAGQGRPFDHPWASDGPHWNLRGNGGMLSTGRDMFRWHRALLGDTILSAAAKAKMFQPHARIPGTEAAYGYGWGVLHTKDGRVVWHNGGNDWSFAGYSRIQRDGTMVYWVTNQASQAGKWNLEERELEMNQALADHARDTD; this comes from the coding sequence ATGCAACGGATCAACCCGCTCTCCTTCGCCCTGGCGCTCACGACCACGCTGGCCGTGGCGGGCTGCGGCGGCAACGCCACGGGCGTACCGAAGGCCGCCCGAAGCACGGCCGACCCCGTCGACCGTTCGATCGCCCGTTACCTCGACCGCACGCTGCCCGAAGGACCGGGCGGTACGGTCGTGGCCGCCCGTGGCACCGAGCTCGCGCACTGCAAGGGCTTCGGCCTGGCGGACCGGGCGGCCGGGACCCCGGCCACCTGCGACACCGTGTACGACGTCATGTCGATCACCAAGCAGTTCACCGCGGCTGCGATCATGAAGCTGGAGATGATGGGCAAGCTCCGGACGACCGACCGGATCAGCACGATCCTCGGCCCGGTGCCCTCGGACAAGCGCGGCATCACCCTGCATCACCTGCTGACGCACATGGCCGGGCTGGCCGAGGGAGTCGGTGACGACTACGAGCCCGTCTCCCGCGACGAGATGCTGGACAGGGCACTGAGATCCAAGTCGCTCTCCCGCCCCGGGGCGAAATTCCACTACTCGAACACGGGATTCAGCGTGCTCGCCGCCATCGTCGAAAAGGTGTCAGGGACCAGCTACGAGCGATTCCTGGCTACGCACTTGTTCGCACCGGCGGGAATGACCCGTACGGGCTATGTGCTGCCGAAGTTCTCCCGTACGGAGGTGGCCGTCGAGTACGACGAGAACGGGGCCGGCCAGGGCCGTCCGTTCGACCACCCCTGGGCCTCCGACGGACCGCACTGGAACCTGCGCGGCAACGGCGGCATGCTGTCCACCGGCCGTGACATGTTCAGATGGCACCGCGCGCTGCTCGGCGACACGATTCTCAGCGCCGCCGCCAAGGCCAAAATGTTCCAGCCCCACGCCCGGATCCCCGGTACCGAGGCCGCCTACGGATACGGCTGGGGCGTCCTACACACCAAGGACGGCCGCGTCGTCTGGCACAACGGCGGAAACGACTGGTCCTTCGCCGGCTACAGCCGAATCCAGCGCGACGGCACCATGGTCTATTGGGTCACCAACCAGGCATCTCAGGCAGGCAAATGGAACCTCGAGGAACGCGAACTCGAAATGAACCAGGCCCTGGCCGACCACGCCCGCGACACCGACTAG
- a CDS encoding TraR/DksA C4-type zinc finger protein produces MSDGTDLEWARTREVLEGERERTLAAVRALDRDREGIVESARLSAVDDEHDPEGATLGFERAHVEALLAAARRRLDDLDRALERLVAGTYGVCTSCGGPVGAGRLAARPAAALCIACA; encoded by the coding sequence ATGAGCGACGGGACGGACCTGGAGTGGGCGCGGACGCGCGAGGTACTGGAGGGTGAGCGCGAGCGCACGCTTGCCGCCGTCCGTGCGCTCGACCGCGACCGCGAGGGGATCGTGGAGTCGGCCCGACTGTCGGCCGTGGACGACGAGCACGATCCCGAGGGCGCGACACTCGGGTTCGAACGCGCCCACGTGGAGGCGTTGCTCGCGGCGGCCCGCCGCCGTCTCGACGACCTCGACCGCGCTCTCGAACGGTTGGTTGCGGGGACCTACGGCGTCTGCACATCCTGTGGCGGCCCCGTGGGGGCCGGGCGGCTGGCGGCCCGTCCCGCCGCCGCGCTGTGCATCGCTTGTGCCTAA
- a CDS encoding DEAD/DEAH box helicase has protein sequence MSNPQVDHIYALTAARIQFIPHQFKPLLRFLRADRPRLLIADDVGVGKTIEAGLVLKELSARQRLDRVLVMCPKALTSKWRAEMRRFDENFRVLSSETLRYCLDEVHDGGEWPAEYGRAIVHYELFRMDSYLHGAKVRGRRRFGLVELSPQFDLVIADEAHHLRTPGSNSHGLIQHLCQTSEAVLMLSATPVQVHSDNLFTLLHLLRPDLFPDKTTFQEVLAPNRHLTRAVRLLRNGSSAGEAGSPWGTPGPARRGMCPPAREFCW, from the coding sequence TTGAGCAACCCGCAGGTGGATCACATCTACGCCCTCACCGCGGCGCGGATCCAGTTCATCCCCCATCAGTTCAAGCCACTGTTGCGGTTCCTGCGTGCAGATCGTCCACGGCTGCTCATCGCCGACGACGTCGGTGTGGGGAAGACCATCGAGGCCGGTCTTGTGCTGAAGGAACTGTCCGCCCGCCAGCGGCTGGATCGGGTGCTGGTGATGTGCCCCAAGGCGCTCACAAGCAAGTGGCGTGCCGAGATGCGCCGTTTCGATGAGAACTTCCGTGTGCTGTCCTCGGAGACGTTGCGCTACTGCCTTGATGAGGTTCACGACGGCGGCGAGTGGCCGGCGGAGTACGGGCGGGCGATCGTCCACTACGAGCTCTTCCGGATGGATTCGTATCTGCATGGTGCCAAGGTGCGTGGAAGGCGACGTTTCGGGCTCGTGGAGCTTTCGCCGCAGTTCGATCTGGTCATCGCCGATGAGGCGCACCACCTGCGGACTCCAGGGAGCAACTCGCATGGGCTGATCCAGCACTTGTGCCAGACGAGCGAAGCCGTACTGATGTTGTCGGCCACCCCGGTCCAGGTGCATTCCGACAACCTGTTCACGCTGTTGCATCTCCTGCGCCCGGACCTGTTCCCCGACAAGACGACCTTCCAGGAGGTCCTTGCGCCGAACCGGCACTTGACCAGAGCCGTCCGCCTTCTCCGCAACGGTTCGTCCGCTGGTGAAGCGGGGAGCCCCTGGGGGACGCCCGGACCGGCTCGGCGGGGAATGTGTCCTCCGGCCAGGGAGTTCTGCTGGTGA
- a CDS encoding epoxide hydrolase family protein: MTTTKSASTEIRPFRVEIAQTELDDLARRLANTRLPRPAAVDDWDLGTPNGYLRETVDHWRHDFDWREQEARMNEFPHHLTDIDGQNVHFIHVPSAEPDATPLLLIHTYPGSFVDFLDMIGPLTDPVAHGGRAEEAFSVVVPSIPGFGFSTPLSGGDWTMARVARTFDALMRRLGYETYGSHGSDAGAMISRELGLLKPPGYLGMHVLQLFSFPSGDPAEFDGFGPKEYAALEHMQWFQSVGGYNAINASRPQTVAVGIADSPVGQLAWSELFNSFGNGTSLVTRDQILTQVTLYWLTNTQATAGRYHYAEAHSGAEPAINTAPTGVAVFADDFQTIRSLAERDNTTIVHWSEFPTGGHFASLEVPDAVTADLRTFFAALRKG; the protein is encoded by the coding sequence ATGACGACGACGAAGTCCGCTTCCACCGAGATCCGCCCCTTCCGCGTGGAGATCGCCCAGACCGAGCTCGACGACCTCGCCCGGCGACTGGCCAACACCCGGCTGCCCCGCCCCGCCGCGGTCGACGACTGGGACCTCGGCACGCCGAACGGCTACCTGCGCGAGACCGTCGACCACTGGCGCCACGACTTCGACTGGCGGGAGCAGGAGGCGCGGATGAACGAGTTCCCGCACCACCTCACCGACATCGACGGCCAGAACGTCCACTTCATCCACGTGCCCTCCGCCGAGCCGGACGCCACGCCCCTGCTGCTCATCCACACCTACCCCGGCTCGTTCGTGGACTTCCTCGACATGATCGGCCCGCTCACCGACCCCGTCGCGCACGGCGGACGGGCCGAGGAAGCGTTCTCGGTGGTCGTCCCCTCGATCCCCGGCTTCGGCTTCAGCACCCCGCTGTCCGGCGGGGACTGGACGATGGCGCGGGTCGCCCGCACCTTCGACGCCCTCATGCGCCGGCTCGGCTACGAGACCTACGGCTCGCACGGCAGCGACGCCGGCGCCATGATCTCCAGGGAGCTCGGCCTGCTCAAGCCGCCCGGCTACCTCGGCATGCACGTGCTGCAGTTGTTCTCCTTCCCTTCGGGCGACCCGGCCGAGTTCGACGGCTTCGGGCCCAAGGAGTACGCGGCGCTGGAGCACATGCAGTGGTTCCAGTCGGTCGGCGGCTACAACGCGATCAACGCCTCCCGGCCGCAGACCGTCGCGGTCGGCATCGCGGACTCGCCGGTCGGCCAGCTGGCCTGGAGCGAGCTGTTCAACTCCTTCGGCAACGGCACGAGCCTCGTGACCCGCGACCAGATCCTCACCCAGGTCACGCTGTACTGGCTCACCAACACCCAGGCCACCGCGGGCCGCTACCACTACGCCGAGGCGCACTCCGGCGCCGAACCGGCCATCAACACCGCGCCGACCGGCGTCGCGGTCTTCGCCGACGACTTCCAGACCATCCGTTCCCTCGCCGAACGCGACAACACCACCATCGTGCACTGGAGCGAGTTCCCCACCGGCGGCCACTTCGCCTCCCTCGAGGTCCCCGACGCGGTGACCGCCGACCTGCGCACCTTCTTCGCAGCGCTGCGCAAGGGCTGA
- a CDS encoding helix-turn-helix transcriptional regulator encodes MLETSARLLALLSLLQSRPSWPGSELAERLGVSGRTIRNDIARLRELGYPVDATRGATGSYTLGVGTKLPPLLLDDEEAVAIAIGLRAGTGISGIQDSSARALAKLEQVLPHRLRRQVAAIHQSTSQGPHNTGSNVEDPEIDPAVLAQIATAVRDREWFRFDYTTGSDAQAGELPSGTAATSGHKLVEPYRLVSWARRWYLVGRDPQDGAWATFRVDWITPRMPTRRVFTPVPLPGLDYTSFVLRDVASTGWKVHARITVFASAQEVLSRINATVGVVESVSDEQCVLVTGADSLETIAVYIGMLGLDFEVTGPPGLIDHLAVLGERYLRSIADRGGA; translated from the coding sequence ATGCTGGAAACTTCGGCGAGGCTGCTCGCCCTGCTCTCGCTGCTGCAGTCGCGGCCGTCCTGGCCGGGCTCCGAACTGGCCGAACGCCTCGGCGTGAGCGGACGCACGATCCGCAACGACATCGCGCGGCTGCGCGAGCTCGGCTATCCGGTGGACGCCACGCGCGGCGCGACCGGTTCCTACACGCTCGGCGTCGGCACGAAGCTGCCGCCGCTGCTGCTGGACGACGAGGAGGCCGTCGCCATCGCGATCGGGCTGCGCGCCGGAACCGGCATCAGCGGCATCCAGGACAGCAGTGCCCGTGCCCTGGCCAAACTGGAGCAGGTGCTGCCGCACCGGCTGCGCCGCCAGGTGGCGGCGATCCACCAGTCCACCTCGCAGGGGCCGCACAACACCGGTTCCAACGTGGAGGACCCCGAGATCGACCCGGCGGTCCTGGCGCAGATCGCGACGGCCGTCCGCGACCGTGAATGGTTCCGCTTCGACTACACCACCGGGTCCGACGCGCAGGCGGGCGAGCTGCCTTCGGGCACGGCGGCGACGTCCGGGCACAAGCTCGTGGAGCCCTACCGGCTCGTCAGCTGGGCGCGCCGCTGGTACCTGGTCGGCCGCGATCCGCAGGACGGCGCCTGGGCGACGTTCCGGGTCGACTGGATCACCCCGCGCATGCCCACCCGCCGCGTGTTCACCCCGGTCCCGCTGCCCGGGCTCGACTACACGAGCTTCGTCCTGCGTGACGTCGCCTCGACGGGCTGGAAGGTGCACGCCCGCATCACCGTGTTCGCCTCCGCGCAGGAGGTGCTGTCGCGCATCAACGCCACCGTCGGCGTGGTCGAGTCGGTCAGCGACGAGCAGTGCGTGCTCGTGACGGGAGCCGACAGCCTTGAGACCATCGCGGTGTACATCGGCATGCTCGGACTCGACTTCGAGGTCACCGGACCGCCCGGTCTCATCGACCATCTCGCGGTCCTGGGCGAACGCTACCTACGCTCGATCGCCGACCGTGGGGGCGCCTGA
- the gabT gene encoding 4-aminobutyrate--2-oxoglutarate transaminase, giving the protein MTSQDSALPEAVAARLPQERRVVTDIPGPNSRALQERRKAAVPPGVGSVLPVQVTDADGGVVVDADGNSFIDFGSGIAVTNVGNANPRVVERVKAQVERFTHTCFMVAPYEGYIAVCENLNRITPGDHEKRSMLVSSGAEAVENAVKIARYATGRQAVVVLDHGYHGRTLLTMTLTAKNMPYKHGFGPYAPEVYRMPLAYPYRWPSGPENCGPEAAAQVIDQITKQIGPENLAAVLAEPIQGEGGFIEPAPGFLPALAEFCRTSGALFIADEIQTGFARTGDLFACEHEGIVPDLITTAKGIAGGLPLAAVTGRAEIMDAVHGGGLGGTYGGNPLACEAALAVLEEIERYDLARRARRIGDIMLPRLRALAERFPAIGDVRGRGAMIAIELVRPGTKEPDPELTAEIARRCHARGLLALTAGTYGNVLRFLPPLVIPEHLLNEGLDVIEEAFAA; this is encoded by the coding sequence ATGACCAGCCAGGACAGTGCCCTCCCGGAGGCCGTGGCCGCCCGCCTGCCGCAGGAACGCCGCGTCGTCACCGACATTCCCGGACCGAACTCGCGGGCGCTCCAGGAGCGCCGCAAGGCCGCCGTCCCGCCGGGCGTCGGCAGCGTCCTGCCCGTCCAGGTGACCGACGCCGACGGCGGCGTGGTCGTGGACGCCGACGGCAACTCGTTCATCGACTTCGGTTCGGGCATCGCCGTGACCAACGTCGGCAACGCCAACCCGCGCGTGGTCGAGCGGGTGAAGGCGCAGGTCGAGCGGTTCACCCACACGTGCTTCATGGTCGCCCCTTACGAGGGGTACATCGCGGTGTGCGAGAACCTCAACCGGATCACGCCCGGCGACCACGAGAAGCGCTCGATGCTGGTCAGCAGCGGCGCCGAGGCCGTGGAGAACGCCGTCAAGATCGCCCGGTACGCGACCGGGCGGCAGGCCGTGGTGGTGCTCGACCACGGCTACCACGGCCGGACGCTGCTCACGATGACGCTCACCGCGAAGAACATGCCGTACAAGCATGGGTTCGGGCCCTACGCGCCCGAGGTGTACCGGATGCCGCTCGCCTACCCTTACCGCTGGCCGTCCGGGCCCGAGAACTGCGGCCCGGAGGCGGCGGCGCAGGTCATCGACCAGATCACCAAGCAGATCGGCCCGGAGAACCTCGCCGCCGTCCTGGCCGAGCCGATCCAGGGCGAGGGCGGGTTCATCGAGCCCGCGCCGGGCTTCCTGCCCGCACTCGCCGAGTTCTGCCGGACGAGCGGCGCCCTGTTCATCGCCGACGAGATCCAGACCGGTTTCGCCCGCACCGGTGACCTGTTCGCGTGCGAGCACGAGGGGATCGTCCCCGACCTGATCACCACCGCGAAGGGCATCGCGGGCGGGCTGCCGCTCGCCGCCGTCACCGGCCGCGCCGAGATCATGGACGCGGTGCACGGCGGCGGCCTCGGCGGAACCTACGGCGGCAACCCCCTCGCCTGCGAGGCGGCCCTCGCCGTCCTGGAGGAGATCGAGCGCTACGACCTCGCCCGCCGCGCCCGCCGCATCGGGGACATCATGCTGCCCCGGCTGCGCGCCCTGGCCGAGCGGTTCCCCGCGATCGGGGACGTCCGCGGGCGCGGCGCGATGATCGCGATCGAGCTGGTACGGCCGGGGACCAAGGAGCCCGACCCCGAGCTCACCGCCGAGATCGCCCGCCGCTGCCACGCGCGCGGCCTGCTCGCCCTGACCGCCGGGACGTACGGGAACGTCCTGCGTTTCCTGCCGCCGCTCGTCATTCCCGAGCACCTGCTGAACGAGGGACTGGACGTCATCGAGGAGGCGTTCGCGGCCTGA